The Aeromicrobium tamlense nucleotide sequence GCGACGGCCGCGGCGTGACGCCCATGACCGCCGAGAGGCGGCTGCCGTCGGGCAGGCGCAGGTCGAGCTGCGGGTTGGCCGTGTCGAACGGGCGGCTGGTGAGGCCGGAGTAGGCGCCCAGCACCTGCACCAGCTCGACGAGCTCGTCGTCGCTGTCGGCTACGGGCGGCATCCGCCGCTCCTCGCCGTTGGCGTAGCCGACGAACACGTTGTCGCAGCCGTTGATGTCGATGTTCTCGACGTCGGGGTCGTCCAGCAGTGGCTGGAGACGGCCGACGCCGTAGAGAGCGGCGTGGATGCCGTCGGCGAGCTCGGCCTCCTCGGTGCCCGAGAGCGGGGCGCGACCGGCCGCGATCTCCTGGCGGGCGTAGGACTCCAGGACTCGCGCGATGATGGCGCGCGCGAACTGGCGCTCGTCCTCGGTGGACATGGAGGGCAGGCCGGCGGCCGCGTCCTCACGACGCTGGCGGGCCAGCGTGTCGGCGACTTCCTCGCGCAGGGTGCGCAGCAGCTGCTGGTCCATCAGATCTCCTGCGCGACGGTGGACGGAGCGGCCAGGGCGCGGACCCGGGGCACCAGGTCGACGAGCGACCGCGAGAACAGGGAGCGCTGCACGGCGCGCGAGGACGAGGCGGCGCCGCGGGCGGCGGCCTTCGGGTCCCAGGCGATCGTGCCGAGCATCGTGACGTCGAGCTCGGACGCGGCGAGGAGCCGGCCGATGTCGTCGACGGCGCGCTGGTCGCGCGGGTCGCCGACCACGGCGACGCCGACGCGGGTGGCACCGGGACGGCCGAGCGACCAGGGCTCCTTCACGGTGGAGAGCCGGTCGCGCAGGTGCGCGACCGCGGCAATCTCGGAGCGGACGAGGAAGACGACGGCGTCGGAGCCCTCGACCACCGGACCGGCGGGCGAGCCGGCGATGAACCGGCCGGCGTCGGCCAGGACGTCGCCCGAGTGGGCACGCAGCGTGCGCTGCAGGTGGGGCCAGGCCGGACCGAGGCTCTGCGCCTGGCGCGGGCCCGAGGCGCCGACGAGGACGTCGATGCCGTGGCTGGTCTCCTGCAGGTGGTCGGCCAGGTCGACCTCGTCACCGGAGCGGACGGCCGCGCCGAGGGAGACCAGGCCACGCTGCTCATCGAGCGCGTTGTCGTCGGCGTCGCGCTCACGCGTGGCGACGTCGCCCCCGATCGGGTCGAGGTCGGCGACGACGACCGGCTCGGGCCAGCGCGCGGCCAGGCCCATCACGGCCGTGCTCACGCCCGGCGATCCCTTCGCGGAGACGAAGCTGATCACGGTCATCGCGCCACCGCCTCGGAAAGGGCACGGTAGGTCGGTGCCGCGATGGAGAGCGTGGAATCGTTCACTCGCTGACGCTCGCTCATCGCGCACTCGCCAGGCTGCGGAGCCGGTCGGAGTCGGTCACCGCCACCCCGCGGTCGACGAGCGACATGCCGATGCGGTTGTTGCCCGCCGCGTCGACGATCGCGTCGGCCACCTCGAGCGGGACGAGCAGCGTGGCCGCCGAGCCCTTCGCGTCGTTGCCGCCGCCGAGGACGCCGCCACCACCGGAGGAGACCGGCGGACGGATCACGAGCGCGAGCGCGAGGGGCTGGCTGGGCGTCTCGCCCTCGCCGATGCGCACGACGCGCACGAGGTCGCCGGAGTCGAGGTCGTCGGGGACGCGGCCCTCGACGAGCGGCACGCCGACCTCGGCGCGCTGGCCACCGCTGAGCGGGTTGGTGCGCACGAGCATCGTCGTGTCGAGCAGCTGACCCTCCACGAGCGGGACGCGGGAGTACGTGCCCAGCACGCTCGACAGCGCGCCCGACGGGACGATGAGGTCGGACTCGGTGGCCACGTTCGTCTCGCGGAGCATGTCGCGGGTGATCTCGGTGCCGGCGGGCACGTCGGTGGCGACGACCAGCACGGGGTCGCGCGAGTCCATGCGCAGGGCGAGCAGTCCGGCGAGCGCGGCACCGCCGACGATCAGCAGGACGCCGAGCAGCGCCACGGCCGGACGGCGGCGGCGCGGCGGCGTGGGACGCGCGGCCGACGGAGCGGCTCGTCCCCCGACCCCGCGAGCGGTGCGTGCGCGCTGACGGTCCTGGACCGCGTCGCCGACCGAATCGGTGCTGGTGCGCATCGACATGAAGTGGCTCCCCCTTGCAGACGTTGAGGCGCCCCACGACGGACTGAAGACACGCTCCCTCAGCGCAGCCCCCCGCAGGAACCACCACAGTCTAGCCCGATCCAGCCATCTCGTCCTGTCGGGTGGTCGACGTCACGAAGGCGCCCTCCGTCCCGCCGCTCGGGCCGAAACGCGGCGTCCCACCCTCTACGCTGAGGTCCATGCGATTGCTCGTCACCGCGGAGGCGGCATCGTCGGGGGAGATCCGAGATGCCATCGTCGCCTATTCCGCCACGAGCACGGTCGGGGATCTCGAGTCCGTGCTGCAGCAGCTCTTCGGGATGCGCAGCCCCCATGCCGACGTCGCGGACGTCATCGACCTCGACGCCCGGCGCGGCGGAGTCGACCGCACGGGTCCCGGCGTCTTCCTCGGCTCCCGCCGCCTCGACCCCGCCGACACCCTCGCGTCGGCCGGCATCCGCCACGGCGTCGTGGTGGGCCTCGGCGGTCCCAGCCGCCACCGCGAGCGCGAGCCGCAGGGCCTCGTCGAGGTGCGCGTCAGCTCGGGCCGCGGCGCCGGCCGCGTGCACCGCCTCGGGATCGGCACCTGGACGATCGGGTCCGCCGGCCACTGCGCGATCCGCGTCGACGGCGCCCCCGAGGTGGCCGCCCGCCTCGAGGTCGACGCGCAGGGCCGGGTCGTCGTCACCGCTGACGAGTCCGCGCGCGACCTCACCCTGCCCATCCCCGAGCGGCGCGAGCCGCCCACCGAGCCGATCGTCCTGCAGGCCAGCGTCGCCACCCGCACGAAGCGCCGCTTCCGCCGCCGCAAGCCCGGCCTCAGCGCCCTGCAGCAGGGACGCCAGGTCGACCCGTCCGCTCCCCTGCCGCTCGTCCGGCTCGACCGCGAGCCCGTCACCGCCTCGGTGACCTGGGCGCCGGGCGCCGTCCTGGGCGTCGCCGACGTGCTCTTCGAGCTCGGCTCGGTGAGCGCCCCGGACGCCTCGCTGTCGCCCTCGGCCAACGGTCCCGAGCTGGACTACAACCGTCCACCGCGACTGCACCCGCCCGCGCGCACCCGCGAGTTCTCGCTGCCCACCGAGCCGAAGAAGCCCGACAAGTCGCCCATTCCGCTGGTGATGATGCTGTCGCCGATGGTCATGAGCGGCTTCATGTACTGGCGCACCGGCTCGATCTTCTCGCTCATGTTCATGATCCTGATGCCGATCATGATGCTGCTGAACGCCACGGGCACGCGCCGCCAGCAGAAGGTCCGCTACCAGGAGCAGCTCGCCGAGTTCCACCGCCGCCGCGCCGACGTGGAGAAGGCCGCCGTGAAGTCGCTGGCCGACGAGCGGGGCCAGCGTCGCTCCATCTACCCCGACCCGGCCTCCGTGCTGCTGTTCGCCACCGGACCGCGGGCGCGCCTGTGGGAGCGCCGTCGCTGGGACCCCGACTTCCTCGAGCTGCGCCTGGGCACCAGCGACCTGCCGTCCGACGTCGTCGTCAAGGACTCCACGCGTGAGCAGCACGAGGGCCCGCTGCGCTGGACCGCGCCCGACGTCCCGGTGATCGTGCCGCTGGCGCCCACCGCGGTGCTCGGCGTGTGCGGCCCGTCCGACCAGTGCCTGTCCACCACGTCCTGGCTCATCGCCCAGGTCGCGGCGCTGCACTCCCCCACCGACGCCTCGGTCTGGGTCTTCACCGACCGCGACAACGCCGCCGCGTGGGAGTGGACGAAGTGGCTGCCCCACGCGCGCACCAGCGAGGACCACCCGCGCGCGGCCCGGGTCGCCCTCGACGAGGACGATCGCGCCTCGATGATCTCCGAGCTGACGCACCTGGTCGACCGGCGCAAGGAGCTCGACACCGACGAGCGCGAGGCGCTGCCCTCGGTCGTCGTCGTCCTCGACGGCGCCCGCGAGCTGCGCATGGCGCCCGGCATGACCTCGCTGCTCAAGATGGGCGCGTTCGTGCACGTCTACTTCATCTGCCTCGACCGCACGCGCCGCGAGCTGCCCGAGGAGTGCCGGGCGATCGTCGAGCTGCACGGCGACCTGCTCGACCTCGAGACCACCGCCGAGCGCCACATCGACGCCGTGCGTCGCGACGAGGTCGACGGCGTGTGGCTCGAGCGGCTCGGTCGCGCGGTCGCGCCGATCCGCGACGTCAGCACCGAGGACCTGAGCTCGAGCCTCCCGGCCGCCAGCCGTCTGCTCGACGTGCTGAGCCTGGACTCCCCCACCGGCCAGGACCTCGTCCGCCGCTGGGCCGGCGGCGGCCGCACCACCAAGGCCGTCATCGGCGAGGGCCTCGACGGGCCGTTCCGCATCGACGTGCGCGCCGACGGACCACACGGTCTCATCGCCGGCACCACCGGCTCGGGCAAGTCCGAGCTCCTCCAGACGATCATCGCGTCGCTGGCGGTGGGCAACCGGCCGGACGAGTTCAACTTCGTCCTCATCGACTACAAGGGCGGCGCGGCCTTCATGGACTGCCAGCACCTGCCCCACACCGTCGGCATGGTCACCGACCTCGACGGCCACCTCACGACGCGGGCACTCGAGTCCCTCGGTGCCGAGCTGCGGCGGCGCGAGCACCAGCTCGCCGACGCCGCGGCGAAGGACATCGAGGACTACCTCGCCGCCCGCCAGCCGGGCGACGAGCCGATGCCGCGACTGCTCATCATCATCGACGAATTCGCGGCCCTCGTGGCCGAGCTGCCCGACTTCGTCACCGGCCTGGTCGACGTCGCCCGACGCGGTCGCTCGCTCGGCGTGCACCTGATCCTGGCCACGCAGCGCCCCGCGGGCGTCGTCAACGCCGAGATCAAGTCGAACACCAACCTGCGCATCGCCCTGCGCGTCACCGACGCCAACGACTCCGACGACGTCATCGAGTCCAAGGCGGCCGCCGAGATCCCGAAGTCGTTCCCCGGCCGCGCGTACGCGCGCCTGGGCCACTCGTCGCTGACGCCGTTCCAGAGCTCGCGCGTGGGTGGCCGTCCCGCCGGCACCGAGCGCGCCGAGCTGCGCACCCGCGGCTTCGGCGTCGACGAGCTCGTGGCGCCGCCGTCCGCCGCGACGTCCGACGAGGACGACGTCTCGATCCCCACCGACCTGGCCACCCTGGTCGGCGCGGTGCGCGAGGCGAACGAGCTCATCGGCCTCGAGCCCATGCGCAAGCCGTGGCTGCCGCCGCTGCCCGAGACCCTGGTCCTCGATGACCTCGAGGCGCCCACCGCACCGGACATCGGCGCCGAGCCCGTCATCGCGCCGATCGTCTTCGGTCGCGGCGACCTGCCGCACCTGCAGCAGCAGGAGGTCGCCTCGTGGGACCTGCAGAACGCCGGCCACCTCGTGATCGCCGGCCAGTCGCGGTCGGGCCGCTCGTGGTCGCTGCGCGCCATCGCCGCCGCGATCGCCCGCCAGACCGCGCCCACCGACGTGCACGTCTTCGGCATCGACGCCGGCAACAATGCCCTGCTGCCGCTCGTGTCGCTGCCGCACGTGGGCGCCGTCGTCACCCGCACCCAGATCGACCGGATCTTCCGCCTGTTCGACCACCTCGGTCGTGAGCTCACGCGGCGCCAGCAGCTGCTGGCCGAGCAGGGCTTCGCCGACATCGGCGAGCAGCGCGCGGCGGTCGCCGGCGCCGACCGGCTGCCGTACCTCGTGGTGCTGCTCGACCGGCTCGAGGGCTTCACCAGCGCGTTCGAGTCCGTCGACGGCGGCGTCCTGCTGGAGCGCCTCGTCGGCCTGCTCCAGGAGGGCGTGGGCGCCGGCATCCGCATCGTCATCGGCGCCGACCGCTCGGGCGTGCTCGGTCGGTACGCGCTGCTGGTCGACGACCGGATCGTCCTGTCGATGAGCGACCCGTCCGACTACTCGGTCGTCGGCCTGCCGACGAAGCAGGTGCCCGCGCACATCCCGCCGGGTCGCGGCTTCCGCGCCGGCGAGCGCCCGCAGGAGGTGCAGTTCGCGATGCTCGACGCCTCGGGCGAGGGCACCGCGCAGGTCCGCGCGATCCACGAGCTCGGCCGCGCCGTCTCCGAGCGCTACGGCGACATCCCCCGCGAGCTGCGGCCGCACCGCATCGACGAGCTGCCCGTGGCGATCAGCCTCGACGAGGCGCTCACCCTCGAGCCGTCCGAGGCCGCGCTCAGCCCCAGCTTCATCCCGGTCGGCGTCGGCGGTGACACGCTCGCGTTCGAGGGCTTCGACCCGCTGTCCACCGGCCCGGGCTTCCTCGTCGCCGGTCCTCCGCGCTCGGGCCGCAGCTCGGCGCTCGTCGTGCCGATCGGCCAGCACCTCGCGCACCGGCGCGACGTCCTGGTCATCGCGCCGCGCCGCTCGCCGCTGCGCGACCTCGACGACCGGCGCCTCCAGCAGTTCACCGGCGCCGAGCCCATCGAGGAGATCCGCGAGGCCATCGGGCGCCTGCGCACGCAGCACCTGATCGTCGTCGACGACTTCGAGGTCCTCGGCGCGGACTCGCCGATCGGGCAGCTGCTCGGCGAGACCTACGGCGCGATGCGCGACACGCCGAACGCGATGATCATCGCGGGCGGCATCGACGAGCTCGGCTCGGTCTACCGCGGCCTCCCGTCCGACCTCAAACGCGGTCGCACGGGCCTCATCCTGTCGCCCCGCGCCTCGAACGACGGCGACGTCCTCAACGCCCGCCTCCCCCGCTCGGTCGGCGCCGCGGTCCCACCCGGCCGCGGCCTCCTCATCAACCCCACCGGCTACCGCTGGGTCCAGGTCCCCAAGGCCTGACCGGGGCTCTCGCCTCCGGCGAGCGAGATGTGTAGCGGTATCCACCCTTTTTCCGTCGGATCGGCCGAGAAGGGGTGGCTACCGCTACACATCTGGCGCTGGGGACAGCGTTCTCCCTCGTCCACAGGCCACCGCTCGGCTGTTCCCTCCCTCCTCCCCTGCCCGCCAGCCTCGAGGGATGCGCGAGATCCCTGAGTCGCTGACCGGTCGGCCGTTCACCGTCGCCGAGGCGCGTGCTGCGGGAGTGAGCGCGCGGACGCTCGACGGCGGTCGCTTCCGGCGGCTGTTCCGCGGCGTCCATGTCCTCGCCTCCGAGGAGCCGACGTCACGGACGTGGCTGAGGGCCGCGGTCCTGGCCGGGCCCTCCGACGCCGTGGTCAGCCACCGCACCGCGCAGGAGCTCTGCGGACCCGAGCTCAGCGGCGCCGACGACCGCATCCACCTGTCCACCCGGCGCAACGCCGTCAGCCGGGACGAGCGCATCGCCGTGCACCGCCGCCTCCACCCGATCGCGTCGCACGAGGTCGACGGTCTCCCGGTCACGACGCCGGCGCGCACCTTCGTGGACTGCGCGCTGTCGCTGACGTTCGTCCAGCTCCTGGTCTTCGGCGACTGGCTGATCCACCGCGGACTCGTGGAGTTCGACGAGCTGCTGCACTACTGCCGCGGTCGTCACCTCGACGGCGTCGTCAACGCCCGCCGCGCGATGCAGTACCTCGTGGCCG carries:
- a CDS encoding P-loop NTPase family protein — protein: MTVISFVSAKGSPGVSTAVMGLAARWPEPVVVADLDPIGGDVATRERDADDNALDEQRGLVSLGAAVRSGDEVDLADHLQETSHGIDVLVGASGPRQAQSLGPAWPHLQRTLRAHSGDVLADAGRFIAGSPAGPVVEGSDAVVFLVRSEIAAVAHLRDRLSTVKEPWSLGRPGATRVGVAVVGDPRDQRAVDDIGRLLAASELDVTMLGTIAWDPKAAARGAASSSRAVQRSLFSRSLVDLVPRVRALAAPSTVAQEI
- a CDS encoding FtsK/SpoIIIE domain-containing protein — protein: MRLLVTAEAASSGEIRDAIVAYSATSTVGDLESVLQQLFGMRSPHADVADVIDLDARRGGVDRTGPGVFLGSRRLDPADTLASAGIRHGVVVGLGGPSRHREREPQGLVEVRVSSGRGAGRVHRLGIGTWTIGSAGHCAIRVDGAPEVAARLEVDAQGRVVVTADESARDLTLPIPERREPPTEPIVLQASVATRTKRRFRRRKPGLSALQQGRQVDPSAPLPLVRLDREPVTASVTWAPGAVLGVADVLFELGSVSAPDASLSPSANGPELDYNRPPRLHPPARTREFSLPTEPKKPDKSPIPLVMMLSPMVMSGFMYWRTGSIFSLMFMILMPIMMLLNATGTRRQQKVRYQEQLAEFHRRRADVEKAAVKSLADERGQRRSIYPDPASVLLFATGPRARLWERRRWDPDFLELRLGTSDLPSDVVVKDSTREQHEGPLRWTAPDVPVIVPLAPTAVLGVCGPSDQCLSTTSWLIAQVAALHSPTDASVWVFTDRDNAAAWEWTKWLPHARTSEDHPRAARVALDEDDRASMISELTHLVDRRKELDTDEREALPSVVVVLDGARELRMAPGMTSLLKMGAFVHVYFICLDRTRRELPEECRAIVELHGDLLDLETTAERHIDAVRRDEVDGVWLERLGRAVAPIRDVSTEDLSSSLPAASRLLDVLSLDSPTGQDLVRRWAGGGRTTKAVIGEGLDGPFRIDVRADGPHGLIAGTTGSGKSELLQTIIASLAVGNRPDEFNFVLIDYKGGAAFMDCQHLPHTVGMVTDLDGHLTTRALESLGAELRRREHQLADAAAKDIEDYLAARQPGDEPMPRLLIIIDEFAALVAELPDFVTGLVDVARRGRSLGVHLILATQRPAGVVNAEIKSNTNLRIALRVTDANDSDDVIESKAAAEIPKSFPGRAYARLGHSSLTPFQSSRVGGRPAGTERAELRTRGFGVDELVAPPSAATSDEDDVSIPTDLATLVGAVREANELIGLEPMRKPWLPPLPETLVLDDLEAPTAPDIGAEPVIAPIVFGRGDLPHLQQQEVASWDLQNAGHLVIAGQSRSGRSWSLRAIAAAIARQTAPTDVHVFGIDAGNNALLPLVSLPHVGAVVTRTQIDRIFRLFDHLGRELTRRQQLLAEQGFADIGEQRAAVAGADRLPYLVVLLDRLEGFTSAFESVDGGVLLERLVGLLQEGVGAGIRIVIGADRSGVLGRYALLVDDRIVLSMSDPSDYSVVGLPTKQVPAHIPPGRGFRAGERPQEVQFAMLDASGEGTAQVRAIHELGRAVSERYGDIPRELRPHRIDELPVAISLDEALTLEPSEAALSPSFIPVGVGGDTLAFEGFDPLSTGPGFLVAGPPRSGRSSALVVPIGQHLAHRRDVLVIAPRRSPLRDLDDRRLQQFTGAEPIEEIREAIGRLRTQHLIVVDDFEVLGADSPIGQLLGETYGAMRDTPNAMIIAGGIDELGSVYRGLPSDLKRGRTGLILSPRASNDGDVLNARLPRSVGAAVPPGRGLLINPTGYRWVQVPKA
- a CDS encoding SAF domain-containing protein, with product MSMRTSTDSVGDAVQDRQRARTARGVGGRAAPSAARPTPPRRRRPAVALLGVLLIVGGAALAGLLALRMDSRDPVLVVATDVPAGTEITRDMLRETNVATESDLIVPSGALSSVLGTYSRVPLVEGQLLDTTMLVRTNPLSGGQRAEVGVPLVEGRVPDDLDSGDLVRVVRIGEGETPSQPLALALVIRPPVSSGGGGVLGGGNDAKGSAATLLVPLEVADAIVDAAGNNRIGMSLVDRGVAVTDSDRLRSLASAR